In Mycolicibacterium mucogenicum DSM 44124, the following are encoded in one genomic region:
- a CDS encoding SDR family oxidoreductase, with protein MTAGINLQLAGRVVLVTGGVRGVGAGISAVFAEQGATVITCARREVEGLPYEFHACDVRDDAAVKAMIDAIVAKHGRLDVVVNNAGGSPFALAADASAKFSTKIIELNLIAPLLVSTHANAVMQQQDTGGVIVNISSVSAHRPTPGTGAYGAAKAGIDSLTTTLAVEWSPKVRVNSVIVGMVETEQSELFYGDAESVAAVAATVPLKRLAKPTDIGWAAAFLASEAASYVSGASLEVHGGGEPPQYLETSSANK; from the coding sequence GTGACTGCTGGAATCAATCTGCAATTGGCCGGTCGCGTGGTGCTGGTCACCGGCGGTGTGCGCGGCGTCGGCGCCGGCATCAGCGCGGTGTTCGCCGAGCAGGGTGCCACTGTGATCACCTGCGCGCGGCGCGAGGTCGAGGGCTTGCCCTACGAGTTCCACGCCTGCGACGTTCGTGACGACGCGGCGGTCAAGGCCATGATCGACGCCATCGTCGCCAAGCACGGCCGGCTGGACGTCGTGGTCAACAACGCCGGTGGCTCGCCGTTCGCGCTGGCCGCCGATGCGTCGGCCAAGTTCAGCACCAAGATCATCGAGCTCAACCTGATTGCGCCGCTGCTGGTTTCGACGCACGCCAACGCGGTGATGCAGCAGCAGGACACCGGCGGCGTGATCGTCAACATCTCCAGCGTCAGCGCCCACCGGCCCACCCCAGGCACCGGTGCGTATGGCGCCGCCAAGGCCGGCATCGACAGCCTGACGACGACGCTCGCCGTCGAGTGGTCGCCCAAGGTCCGGGTGAACTCCGTCATCGTCGGCATGGTCGAGACCGAGCAGTCCGAACTGTTCTACGGCGACGCCGAGTCGGTCGCCGCCGTGGCCGCGACCGTGCCGCTCAAGCGGCTGGCCAAGCCCACCGACATCGGCTGGGCCGCAGCATTTTTGGCCTCCGAGGCCGCGTCGTACGTCAGCGGCGCGTCCCTCGAAGTGCACGGCGGCGGAGAGCCGCCGCAATACCTGGAAACCTCAAGCGCGAACAAGTAA
- the echA20 gene encoding (7aS)-7a-methyl-1,5-dioxo-2,3,5,6,7,7a-hexahydro-1H-indene-carboxyl-CoA hydrolase, whose protein sequence is MTITTKTVEPGIVSVTVNYPPVNAIPSAGWFELADQITAAGRDKSTHVVILRAEGRGFNAGVDIKEMQNTEGFGALIDANRGCYEAFRAVYECQVPVIAAVNGFCVGGGIGLVGNADVIVASDDAKFGLPEVERGALGAATHLSRLVPQHMMRRLFFTAATVPASTLQHFGSVHEVVPREELDEAALRVARDIASKDTRVIRAAKEALNFIDVQPVNARYRMEQGFTFELNLSGVSDEHRDEFAGTNKGSK, encoded by the coding sequence ATGACCATCACCACCAAGACAGTCGAACCGGGCATCGTCTCGGTCACCGTGAACTACCCGCCGGTCAACGCCATCCCGTCGGCCGGTTGGTTCGAACTGGCTGACCAGATCACCGCGGCCGGGCGCGACAAGAGCACCCACGTGGTGATCCTGCGGGCCGAGGGACGCGGCTTCAACGCCGGCGTCGACATCAAGGAAATGCAGAACACCGAGGGCTTCGGCGCCCTGATCGACGCCAACCGCGGCTGCTACGAGGCGTTCCGCGCGGTGTACGAATGCCAGGTCCCGGTCATCGCGGCCGTCAACGGCTTCTGCGTCGGTGGCGGCATCGGCCTGGTCGGCAACGCCGACGTCATCGTCGCCTCCGACGACGCGAAGTTCGGCCTGCCCGAGGTCGAGCGTGGCGCGCTGGGCGCCGCGACCCACCTCTCGCGCCTGGTCCCGCAGCACATGATGCGCCGGCTGTTCTTCACCGCCGCGACCGTGCCCGCCTCGACGCTGCAGCACTTCGGTTCGGTGCACGAGGTCGTCCCGCGCGAGGAGCTCGACGAGGCCGCGCTGCGCGTCGCCCGCGACATCGCGAGCAAGGACACCCGCGTGATCCGCGCCGCCAAGGAGGCACTGAACTTCATCGACGTGCAGCCCGTCAACGCGCGCTACCGCATGGAGCAGGGCTTCACCTTCGAACTGAATCTGTCCGGCGTGTCCGACGAGCACCGCGACGAGTTCGCGGGGACCAACAAGGGGTCGAAATAA
- the ipdA gene encoding cholesterol ring-cleaving hydrolase subunit IpdA encodes MADKTTTLDAAVAEIESGMTIGIGGWGSRRKPMAFVRALLRTDVTDLTVVTYGGPDLGLLCAAGKVKRVYYGFVSLDSPPFYDPWFARRRTEGAIEAREMDEGMLRCGLQAAAQRLPFLPIRAGLGSDVRAFWGDELKTVKSPYPTGDGYEELIAMPALNLDAAFVHMNLGDVKGNAAYTGIDPYFDDLFLMSAERRHLSVEKIVSTEELVKSVVPQQQIINRMMVDTVVEAPNGAHFTTNEPDYRRDEKFQRHYAEAAGSDETWAEFVKTYLSGTEADYQAAVRKFAEAQKEANK; translated from the coding sequence ATGGCAGACAAGACAACAACCCTCGATGCGGCAGTAGCCGAGATCGAGAGCGGCATGACCATCGGCATCGGTGGCTGGGGTTCGCGCCGCAAGCCGATGGCATTCGTGCGCGCGCTGCTGCGCACCGATGTCACCGACCTGACCGTCGTCACCTACGGCGGCCCGGATCTCGGACTGCTCTGTGCCGCAGGCAAGGTCAAGCGCGTCTACTACGGCTTCGTGTCGCTGGACTCGCCGCCGTTCTACGACCCGTGGTTCGCGCGGCGCCGCACCGAAGGCGCCATCGAGGCCCGCGAGATGGACGAAGGCATGCTGCGCTGTGGCCTACAGGCTGCCGCACAACGTCTTCCGTTCCTGCCGATCCGCGCCGGCCTCGGCAGCGACGTCCGTGCCTTCTGGGGCGACGAGCTCAAGACCGTCAAGTCCCCGTACCCGACCGGCGACGGCTACGAGGAACTCATCGCCATGCCGGCGCTGAACCTCGATGCCGCATTCGTGCACATGAACCTGGGCGACGTGAAGGGCAACGCCGCCTACACCGGCATCGACCCCTACTTCGACGACCTGTTCCTGATGTCGGCCGAGCGCCGGCACCTGTCGGTCGAGAAGATCGTCTCCACTGAAGAGCTGGTGAAGTCGGTTGTGCCGCAGCAGCAGATCATCAACCGCATGATGGTCGACACCGTGGTCGAGGCCCCGAACGGCGCCCACTTCACCACCAACGAGCCCGACTACCGGCGCGACGAGAAGTTCCAGCGCCACTACGCCGAAGCCGCCGGCTCGGACGAGACCTGGGCCGAGTTCGTCAAGACCTACCTGTCCGGAACCGAAGCCGACTACCAGGCCGCGGTCCGTAAGTTCGCCGAGGCTCAGAAGGAGGCCAACAAGTGA
- the ipdB gene encoding cholesterol ring-cleaving hydrolase subunit IpdB gives MASPMTTVVQIGARLARLTFSPDIVITDGEARMLADTPAIGAPFAVEGWMPFNRVFETLAWGRRHVVMGANQIDRYGNQNLSAFGPIQQPTRQMFGVRGAPGNSINHATSYFVGNHTKRVFAESVDIVSGIGWDKVDPANPAYRFLNVYQVVSNLGVFDFNGPEHQMRAVSLHPGVTADEVADNTSFEVHGLDTAGETRLPTADELQLLREVIDPKSFRDKEVKA, from the coding sequence ATGGCCAGCCCCATGACGACCGTCGTGCAGATCGGCGCCCGCCTGGCCCGGCTGACCTTCTCCCCCGACATCGTGATCACCGACGGTGAGGCCCGCATGCTGGCCGACACCCCGGCGATCGGCGCCCCGTTCGCCGTCGAGGGCTGGATGCCGTTCAACCGCGTCTTCGAGACGCTGGCCTGGGGCCGTCGGCATGTGGTCATGGGCGCCAACCAGATCGACCGCTACGGCAACCAGAACCTGTCGGCCTTCGGCCCGATCCAGCAGCCGACCCGCCAGATGTTCGGCGTCCGCGGCGCGCCCGGCAACAGCATCAACCACGCGACGAGCTACTTCGTGGGCAACCACACCAAGCGCGTGTTCGCCGAGTCGGTCGACATCGTCTCCGGAATCGGTTGGGACAAGGTCGATCCGGCCAACCCGGCGTACCGCTTCCTGAACGTGTACCAGGTGGTCTCCAACCTGGGTGTGTTCGACTTCAACGGCCCCGAGCACCAGATGCGCGCGGTGTCGCTGCACCCGGGTGTGACGGCCGACGAGGTCGCCGACAACACCTCGTTCGAGGTGCACGGCCTGGACACCGCCGGCGAGACCCGTCTGCCGACCGCCGACGAACTGCAGCTGCTGCGCGAGGTCATCGACCCGAAGTCGTTCCGCGACAAGGAAGTCAAGGCGTGA
- the ipdC gene encoding (3aS,4S,5R,7aS)-5-hydroxy-7a-methyl-1-oxo-octahydro-1H-indene-4-carboxyl-CoA dehydrogenase: protein MSKLKTPLTELVGIEYPVVQTGMGWVAGARLVAATSNAGGLGILASATMTLDELQTAVTKVKAATDKPFGINMRADAGDSDARCDLLIREGVKVASFALAPKPELIAKLKDAGVVVIPSVGLAKHAKKVASWGADAVIVQGGEGGGHTGPIATTLLLPSVLDAVKDTGMPVIAAGGFFDGRGLAAALSYGAAGVAMGTRFLLTSDSTVPDAVKQRYLEAALDGTVVSTRVDGMPHRVLRTGLVEKLESGSPVRGFVAAVGNAQKFKKMSGMTWRSMIKDGLAMRHGKDLTWSQVVMAANTPMLLKAGLVEGNTEAGVLASGQVAGIVADLPACSELIPRIADEAIAHLQAATSYIV from the coding sequence GTGAGCAAGCTCAAGACGCCGCTGACCGAACTGGTCGGCATCGAGTACCCGGTCGTGCAGACCGGTATGGGCTGGGTGGCCGGCGCGCGACTGGTCGCGGCCACCTCCAACGCCGGTGGTCTCGGCATCCTGGCGTCGGCGACGATGACGCTGGACGAGCTGCAGACCGCCGTCACCAAGGTCAAGGCGGCCACCGACAAGCCCTTCGGCATCAACATGCGTGCCGACGCCGGCGATTCGGATGCCCGCTGCGACCTCCTGATCCGCGAAGGAGTCAAAGTCGCCTCCTTCGCCCTGGCTCCCAAGCCCGAGCTGATCGCCAAGCTCAAAGATGCTGGCGTCGTGGTGATCCCGTCGGTCGGCCTGGCCAAGCACGCCAAGAAGGTGGCGAGCTGGGGCGCCGACGCGGTTATCGTGCAGGGCGGCGAAGGCGGTGGCCACACCGGCCCGATCGCCACCACGCTGCTGCTGCCGTCGGTGCTCGACGCCGTCAAGGACACCGGTATGCCGGTGATCGCCGCGGGCGGTTTCTTCGACGGCCGTGGTCTGGCGGCCGCGCTGTCCTATGGCGCCGCCGGCGTCGCGATGGGCACGCGGTTCCTGCTGACGTCGGACTCGACGGTGCCCGACGCCGTCAAGCAGCGGTACCTCGAGGCCGCGCTGGACGGCACCGTGGTGTCGACCCGCGTCGACGGCATGCCGCACCGGGTGCTGCGTACCGGGCTGGTCGAGAAGCTCGAAAGCGGTTCTCCGGTGCGCGGTTTCGTCGCCGCGGTCGGAAACGCCCAGAAGTTCAAGAAGATGTCGGGCATGACGTGGCGTTCGATGATCAAGGACGGCCTGGCCATGCGCCACGGCAAGGACCTGACCTGGTCGCAGGTCGTCATGGCCGCCAACACCCCGATGCTGCTGAAAGCCGGTCTGGTGGAAGGCAACACCGAGGCGGGCGTGCTGGCCTCGGGTCAGGTGGCCGGCATCGTGGCGGATTTGCCAGCCTGCTCCGAACTCATACCGCGGATCGCCGACGAGGCCATCGCCCACCTGCAGGCTGCGACGAGCTACATCGTCTAG
- a CDS encoding lysophospholipid acyltransferase family protein, with protein MTTLTAAPPAPPSVPNPTFMRYVQNPIWNFLCDHYFRLEIDGWHKVPDEPSLLIGIHSGGSLTMDAWTLVHSWYRHFDGQRVLHGTAHDVLMGAPGLGDYFRAVGVIPASRDGVTSALAAGRDVVVWPGGELDAMRNWRDRDKAILAGRKGFVKQAIQSGVPIVPVATVGGHDTVFVLNEGKFLAKWSGLGKRLRGANMPIIAGFPFPLAVEVLPMHLPLPAKIRTELLDPIYVDTDPERANDAAYVDKVYDEVQFAIQSGMDRLAKRRSFPVLG; from the coding sequence ATGACCACGCTGACCGCCGCCCCGCCTGCTCCCCCGAGCGTCCCCAACCCGACGTTCATGCGGTACGTCCAGAACCCGATCTGGAACTTCCTGTGCGACCACTATTTCCGGCTCGAGATCGACGGCTGGCACAAGGTGCCCGACGAACCGTCGCTGTTGATCGGTATCCATTCCGGCGGCTCCCTGACCATGGACGCCTGGACGCTGGTGCACTCCTGGTACCGGCACTTCGACGGGCAGCGTGTCCTGCACGGCACCGCGCACGACGTGCTGATGGGTGCCCCCGGTCTGGGTGACTACTTCCGCGCCGTCGGCGTCATCCCCGCGTCGCGTGACGGTGTGACGAGCGCGCTGGCCGCGGGGCGTGACGTCGTGGTGTGGCCGGGCGGCGAGCTGGACGCGATGCGCAACTGGCGCGACCGCGACAAGGCGATCCTCGCCGGCCGTAAAGGCTTTGTGAAGCAGGCGATCCAGTCCGGTGTGCCGATCGTCCCGGTGGCCACGGTCGGTGGGCACGACACCGTCTTCGTGTTGAACGAAGGCAAGTTCCTGGCCAAGTGGAGCGGCCTCGGTAAGCGGTTGCGTGGCGCCAACATGCCGATCATCGCCGGCTTCCCGTTCCCGCTCGCCGTCGAGGTGCTGCCGATGCACCTGCCGCTGCCTGCGAAGATCCGCACCGAGCTGCTCGACCCCATCTACGTCGACACCGACCCAGAGCGCGCCAACGACGCCGCCTACGTCGACAAGGTGTACGACGAGGTGCAGTTCGCCATCCAGTCCGGCATGGACCGGCTGGCCAAGCGCCGCAGCTTCCCTGTGCTGGGCTGA
- a CDS encoding FUSC family protein has product MRTVYMRVRRAMTPPTEDHRPALRVALGLAIPGVALLAAGRPDLIIYAVFGAITGMYGRTETRSRRFAHQTQGGVILVLGVAIGVALANSHVPRAVLVVAAVAFASVGSVVTDYLALKPEGPFYGVFALGAIATVPAGRVAPSSAILLCAATALLCVLLGVLDAPRAVRPAARLSPPNRRDVLIHAGRYALAITAAGTAGLALGVDHANWAIAAAAGPLAAADASGRIRRGIHRLGGTFIGLAVAAALLVPGPSEYVLAICVMVLLFPTELFMAHHHAVALGFFTPLIMLMTDLAAPTEPLVLLTARGIDTVIGVTAAIVVSMLLPGTRD; this is encoded by the coding sequence ATGCGCACCGTCTATATGCGCGTGCGCCGGGCCATGACCCCGCCGACGGAAGACCACCGGCCCGCGTTGCGGGTCGCGCTGGGGTTGGCCATCCCGGGTGTCGCACTGCTGGCCGCCGGACGCCCCGACCTGATCATCTACGCGGTGTTCGGTGCGATCACCGGCATGTACGGCCGCACCGAAACCCGCTCCCGGCGGTTCGCGCATCAGACCCAGGGCGGCGTGATCCTGGTTCTGGGCGTGGCCATCGGTGTGGCACTCGCCAATTCCCATGTGCCACGGGCTGTCCTGGTTGTCGCCGCGGTGGCGTTCGCGTCCGTCGGCTCGGTGGTGACCGACTACCTCGCGCTCAAGCCCGAGGGACCGTTCTACGGCGTCTTTGCGCTCGGCGCCATCGCCACGGTGCCGGCGGGCCGGGTCGCGCCCTCTTCGGCGATATTGCTCTGTGCCGCAACGGCTTTGTTGTGCGTCCTGTTGGGTGTGCTCGACGCACCGCGGGCCGTGAGGCCGGCCGCCCGGCTTTCCCCGCCGAACCGGCGCGACGTGCTGATCCACGCGGGCCGCTACGCGCTTGCCATCACCGCCGCCGGCACCGCCGGCCTCGCTTTGGGCGTCGACCATGCCAACTGGGCCATCGCCGCGGCAGCCGGGCCGTTGGCGGCCGCCGACGCCAGCGGCCGGATCAGACGCGGAATCCATCGCCTGGGTGGCACTTTCATCGGCCTGGCCGTGGCGGCCGCACTGCTGGTGCCGGGACCCAGTGAGTATGTGCTGGCGATCTGCGTCATGGTTCTGTTGTTCCCCACCGAGTTGTTCATGGCCCACCACCACGCGGTCGCACTGGGGTTCTTCACGCCGTTGATCATGCTGATGACCGACCTCGCGGCACCAACCGAACCGCTGGTGTTGCTGACCGCTCGTGGCATCGACACCGTCATCGGCGTCACCGCCGCGATCGTGGTGTCGATGCTGTTGCCGGGCACCCGGGATTAG
- a CDS encoding HNH endonuclease signature motif containing protein, whose amino-acid sequence MSSTATAFDVEAPSPCERFDALSVEVSELIGQRNAIDGRLVEIVAEIDRDGLWGATGARSMASLVAWKTGVSPRNAEVMVAVAHRLEEFPRCAEAMRAGRLSLDQVGVVAEHAGEGSDEHYAQFADSATVTQLRTAVKLEPRPDPEPEAKPEPARSISKTTHEDGSTTYKIRLPKLEAAKFDAAMASHQDALVADWKRDHEDTEGEVSEQAPPFPNQVDGFMSLVEAGWDADVALRPHGQRTTVVVHMDLEQRTAALHLGSVLTEEERQLLLCDATCEVWLEKHGQPFGVGRSTRTISRRLRRALEHRDRCCRVPGCGATRGLHAHHIIHWENGGETELHNLVLVCPYHHRLHHKRVITITGPADRLVVTDAAGRQLDGGSLARPPTTARPDVPPCPGPTGERAQWWWYQPFEPPPRPPAN is encoded by the coding sequence ATGTCCAGCACGGCAACGGCTTTCGATGTTGAGGCGCCGTCGCCGTGTGAGCGTTTCGATGCGTTGTCGGTTGAGGTGTCGGAGCTGATCGGTCAGCGCAATGCTATCGACGGCCGTCTGGTGGAGATCGTGGCCGAGATCGACCGCGACGGACTGTGGGGCGCGACAGGGGCCCGGTCGATGGCGTCGTTGGTGGCGTGGAAAACCGGGGTGTCGCCGCGTAATGCGGAAGTAATGGTGGCGGTGGCGCACCGCCTGGAGGAGTTCCCGCGCTGCGCTGAAGCGATGCGGGCGGGCCGGTTGTCGTTGGATCAGGTCGGGGTGGTCGCCGAGCATGCCGGCGAGGGTTCTGATGAGCATTACGCGCAGTTCGCCGACAGCGCCACGGTCACGCAGTTGCGGACGGCAGTGAAGCTGGAGCCGCGCCCGGACCCTGAGCCGGAGGCGAAGCCAGAGCCGGCGCGGTCGATCAGCAAGACCACGCATGAGGACGGGTCCACGACGTACAAGATTCGGCTGCCGAAGTTGGAGGCCGCCAAGTTCGATGCTGCGATGGCGTCGCATCAGGATGCGTTGGTCGCGGACTGGAAGCGTGACCACGAGGACACCGAAGGGGAAGTGTCGGAGCAGGCGCCGCCGTTCCCGAATCAGGTCGATGGGTTCATGAGTCTGGTCGAGGCCGGCTGGGATGCCGACGTGGCACTGCGGCCGCATGGGCAGCGCACCACCGTCGTGGTGCATATGGACCTCGAACAGCGCACGGCCGCCTTGCATCTGGGGTCGGTGCTCACCGAGGAGGAACGCCAACTGCTGTTGTGCGATGCGACGTGCGAGGTGTGGCTCGAGAAGCACGGGCAGCCGTTCGGCGTCGGGCGCAGCACCCGCACCATCAGTCGCCGGCTGCGCCGCGCGCTGGAGCACCGGGACCGGTGCTGCCGGGTACCGGGGTGCGGGGCCACCCGCGGCTTGCATGCGCATCACATCATTCACTGGGAGAACGGCGGGGAAACCGAACTGCACAACCTGGTGCTGGTGTGCCCGTACCACCACCGCCTACATCACAAGCGGGTCATCACCATCACCGGCCCGGCTGACCGACTCGTCGTCACCGATGCAGCGGGCCGCCAACTCGACGGCGGATCCCTCGCCCGACCACCCACCACGGCCCGCCCTGATGTGCCGCCCTGCCCCGGCCCCACCGGGGAACGCGCCCAATGGTGGTGGTACCAACCCTTCGAACCACCACCTAGACCGCCTGCCAACTAG